The following proteins are encoded in a genomic region of Streptococcus cristatus AS 1.3089:
- a CDS encoding Veg family protein: MSDAFTDVAKMKKIKEDIKAHEGQMVEMTLENGRKRQKSKQGRLIEVYPSLFIVEYENEGGQPGEIANTYVESYTYSDILTEKNLIRYFDQE; this comes from the coding sequence ATGAGTGATGCATTTACAGATGTGGCAAAAATGAAGAAAATCAAGGAGGACATCAAGGCTCACGAGGGGCAGATGGTGGAAATGACCTTGGAAAATGGCCGTAAGCGCCAAAAAAGCAAACAAGGTCGCTTGATTGAAGTGTATCCTTCTCTATTTATTGTTGAGTATGAAAATGAAGGGGGCCAACCAGGTGAAATTGCTAACACCTATGTGGAGTCCTATACTTACTCAGATATTTTGACAGAGAAAAATTTAATTCGCTATTTTGACCAAGAATAA